In Hirundo rustica isolate bHirRus1 chromosome 4, bHirRus1.pri.v3, whole genome shotgun sequence, a genomic segment contains:
- the L3MBTL2 gene encoding lethal(3)malignant brain tumor-like protein 2 isoform X3 — MRRAGGVPGAMERDRGEQVQEGGEEEEEDDELDIFGGYDSLTCYNSSMGSDSSSCLEESSDDEVADREAGELSTSLMHQPSTGRLTEDSGSEPAVCEMCGIVGTREAFFSKTKRFCSVSCSRSYSSNSKKASILARLQGKPPTKKAKVLHKASWSAKIGAFLHSQGTGQLADGTLTALVLGFDWGKYLQEHSYKAAPVSCFKHVPLFDQWDDVVKGMKVEVLNSDAVLPSRVYWIASVIQIVGYRALLRYEGFESDAGHDFWCNLGTVDIHPIGWCAVNSKILVPPQTIHAKYTDWRNYLMKKLVGARTIPVDFHMKMAESMKYPFRQGMRVEVVDKNHVSQTRMAVVDTVIGGRLRLLYEDGDSDDDFWCHMWSPLIHPVGWSRRVGHDIKKAEEKRNDMANHPTFRKIYCDAVPYLFKKVRAVYSEGGWFERGMKLEAIDPLNLGNICVATVCKVLLDGYLMISIDGATSDDGSDWFCYHASSHAIFPANFCKRNSIELTPPKGHDAKTFSWERYLEETKSRPAPSRLFNTDCPNHGFKAGMKVEAVDLMEPRLICVATVKRVVQRLLSIHFDGWDNEYDQWVDCESPDIYPVGWCELTGYQLQPPVVPEPTTPVKAKEVPKKKKKPYGKKRKKLPAKTRSVKQTVKKTSATNSKREAKAASQALPEPAPDEIIAVRVKEETIDPSDAEFGKTELPVPISSLKQEDTD; from the exons ATGAGGCGGGCCGGTGGTGTCCCGGGAGCGATGGAGCGGGACCGGGGAGAG CAGGTGCAGGagggaggtgaggaggaggaggaggatgatgaaTTGGACATCTTTGGGGGCTATGACAGCCTCACGTGCTACAACAGCAGCAtgggcagtgacagcagctcctgtcTGGAGGAGTCTAGTGACGATGAGGTGGCAGACCGTGAAGCTGGAGAACTTTCGACCTCTCTGATGCACCAGCCATCCACAGGCCGGCTCACAGAAGACAGTGGCTCTGAGCCAG CTGTGTGTGAAATGTGTGGGATTGTGGGCACCAGGGAGGCTTTCTTCTCCAAGACCAAACGTTTCTGCAGTGTCTCTTGCTCCAGAAGCTACTCCTCGAATTCTAAAAAGGCCAGCATCCTGGCCAGACTGCAG GGGAAACCACCAACAAAGAAAGCTAAAGTTCTGCACAAGGCATCCTGGTCAGCCAAGATTGGGGCCTTCCTCCATTCGCAGGGCACAGGACAGCTGGCAGATGGGACACTGACAG CACTCGTCCTGGGCTTTGACTGGGGAAAGTACTTGCAGGAACACAGCTACAAGGCAGCTCCTGTCAGTTGCTTCAAACAC GTGCCGCTCTTCGATCAGTGGGATGATGTGGTGAAAGGTATGAAGGTGGAAGTGCTGAACAGCGATGCTGTGCTCCCCAGCCGTGTGTACTGGATTGCATCCGTCATCCAGATTGTAG gaTACAGGGCCCTTCTGCGATACGAGGGCTTTGAGAGCGATGCTGGTCATGACTTCTGGTGCAATTTGGGCACAGTGGATATTCACCCCATTGGCTGGTGTGCTGTCAACAGCAAAATCCTGGTACCACCACAAA CTATCCATGCCAAGTACACTGACTGGAGAAATTACCTCATGAAAAAACTGGTAGGAGCTAGGACCATCCCAGTGGATTTCCACATGAAG ATGGCGGAGAGCATGAAGTACCCGTTCCGGCAGGGCATGCGGGTTGAGGTGGTGGATAAGAACCATGTGTCCCAGACACGCATGGCAGTGGTGGACACAGTGATTGGAGGCAGACTGAGACTCCTCTATGAGGACGGTGACAGTGATGATGACTTCTGGTGCCACATGTGGAGTCCCCTCATCCATCCTGTGGGCTGGTCGCGGAGAGTGGGCCATGACATAAAGAAGGCAG AAGAAAAACGTAATGACATGGCAAACCATCCCACCTTCCGGAAGATTTACTGTGATGCTGTCCCCTATCTGTTTAAGAAG GTACGAGCTGTCTATTCTGAAGGTGGATGGTTTGAGCGAGGCATGAAACTAGAAGCCATTGATCCCCTGAATCTGGGCAACATCTGTGTGGCCACTGTTTGCAAG GTTCTCTTGGATGGGTATCTCATGATCAGCATTGATGGAGCAACGTCTGATGATGGCTCTGACTGGTTCTGCTATCATGCCTCCTCACATGCCATCTTCCCTGCCAACTTCTGTAAGAGGAACAGCATTGAACTGACCCCTCCAAAAG GGCATGATGCAAAGACATTCAGCTGGGAACGTTACCTGGAAGAGACCAAATCAAGACCTGCCCCATCACGGCTCTTCAACACA GACTGTCCAAACCATGGCTTCAAGGCAGGTATGAAGGTAGAGGCAGTGGACCTGATGGAACCCCGGCTCATCTGTGTGGCCACAGTGAAGCGTGTAGTCCAACGTCTCCTTAGCATCCATTTTGATGGCTGGGACAACGAGTATGACCAGTGGGTGGACTGCGAGTCTCCAGACATTTATCCTGTGGGGTGGTGTGAGCTGACAGGCTACCAGCTTCAACCACCAGTGGTTCCAG AGCCCACAACTCCAGTGAAGGCCAAGGAGGTgcccaagaagaagaagaaacccTATGGAAAGAAGA GGAAAAAGTTACCTGCCAAAACCCGCAGTGTCAAGCAGACTGTCAAGAAGACTTCTGCCACGAATTCAAAACGAGAAGCAAAAGCTGCCAGCCAGGCTTTGCCAGAGCCAGCACCTGACGAGA TCATTGCTGTGCGGGTAAAAGAAGAAACCATTGACCCTTCAGATGCAGAATTTGGAAAGACAGAGCTTCCTGTTCCCATCAGCAGCTTAAAGCAGGAGGACACAGACTGA
- the L3MBTL2 gene encoding lethal(3)malignant brain tumor-like protein 2 isoform X6: MRRAGGVPGAMERDRGEQVQEGGEEEEEDDELDIFGGYDSLTCYNSSMGSDSSSCLEESSDDEVADREAGELSTSLMHQPSTGRLTEDSGSEPAVCEMCGIVGTREAFFSKTKRFCSVSCSRSYSSNSKKASILARLQGKPPTKKAKVLHKASWSAKIGAFLHSQGTGQLADGTLTGQDALVLGFDWGKYLQEHSYKAAPVSCFKHVPLFDQWDDVVKGMKVEVLNSDAVLPSRVYWIASVIQIVGYRALLRYEGFESDAGHDFWCNLGTVDIHPIGWCAVNSKILVPPQTIHAKYTDWRNYLMKKLVGARTIPVDFHMKMAESMKYPFRQGMRVEVVDKNHVSQTRMAVVDTVIGGRLRLLYEDGDSDDDFWCHMWSPLIHPVGWSRRVGHDIKKAEEKRNDMANHPTFRKIYCDAVPYLFKKVRAVYSEGGWFERGMKLEAIDPLNLGNICVATVCKVLLDGYLMISIDGATSDDGSDWFCYHASSHAIFPANFCKRNSIELTPPKGHDAKTFSWERYLEETKSRPAPSRLFNTDCPNHGFKAGMKVEAVDLMEPRLICVATVKRVVQRLLSIHFDGWDNEYDQWVDCESPDIYPVGWCELTGYQLQPPVVPGKKLPAKTRSVKQTVKKTSATNSKREAKAASQALPEPAPDEIIAVRVKEETIDPSDAEFGKTELPVPISSLKQEDTD; the protein is encoded by the exons ATGAGGCGGGCCGGTGGTGTCCCGGGAGCGATGGAGCGGGACCGGGGAGAG CAGGTGCAGGagggaggtgaggaggaggaggaggatgatgaaTTGGACATCTTTGGGGGCTATGACAGCCTCACGTGCTACAACAGCAGCAtgggcagtgacagcagctcctgtcTGGAGGAGTCTAGTGACGATGAGGTGGCAGACCGTGAAGCTGGAGAACTTTCGACCTCTCTGATGCACCAGCCATCCACAGGCCGGCTCACAGAAGACAGTGGCTCTGAGCCAG CTGTGTGTGAAATGTGTGGGATTGTGGGCACCAGGGAGGCTTTCTTCTCCAAGACCAAACGTTTCTGCAGTGTCTCTTGCTCCAGAAGCTACTCCTCGAATTCTAAAAAGGCCAGCATCCTGGCCAGACTGCAG GGGAAACCACCAACAAAGAAAGCTAAAGTTCTGCACAAGGCATCCTGGTCAGCCAAGATTGGGGCCTTCCTCCATTCGCAGGGCACAGGACAGCTGGCAGATGGGACACTGACAGGTCAGGATG CACTCGTCCTGGGCTTTGACTGGGGAAAGTACTTGCAGGAACACAGCTACAAGGCAGCTCCTGTCAGTTGCTTCAAACAC GTGCCGCTCTTCGATCAGTGGGATGATGTGGTGAAAGGTATGAAGGTGGAAGTGCTGAACAGCGATGCTGTGCTCCCCAGCCGTGTGTACTGGATTGCATCCGTCATCCAGATTGTAG gaTACAGGGCCCTTCTGCGATACGAGGGCTTTGAGAGCGATGCTGGTCATGACTTCTGGTGCAATTTGGGCACAGTGGATATTCACCCCATTGGCTGGTGTGCTGTCAACAGCAAAATCCTGGTACCACCACAAA CTATCCATGCCAAGTACACTGACTGGAGAAATTACCTCATGAAAAAACTGGTAGGAGCTAGGACCATCCCAGTGGATTTCCACATGAAG ATGGCGGAGAGCATGAAGTACCCGTTCCGGCAGGGCATGCGGGTTGAGGTGGTGGATAAGAACCATGTGTCCCAGACACGCATGGCAGTGGTGGACACAGTGATTGGAGGCAGACTGAGACTCCTCTATGAGGACGGTGACAGTGATGATGACTTCTGGTGCCACATGTGGAGTCCCCTCATCCATCCTGTGGGCTGGTCGCGGAGAGTGGGCCATGACATAAAGAAGGCAG AAGAAAAACGTAATGACATGGCAAACCATCCCACCTTCCGGAAGATTTACTGTGATGCTGTCCCCTATCTGTTTAAGAAG GTACGAGCTGTCTATTCTGAAGGTGGATGGTTTGAGCGAGGCATGAAACTAGAAGCCATTGATCCCCTGAATCTGGGCAACATCTGTGTGGCCACTGTTTGCAAG GTTCTCTTGGATGGGTATCTCATGATCAGCATTGATGGAGCAACGTCTGATGATGGCTCTGACTGGTTCTGCTATCATGCCTCCTCACATGCCATCTTCCCTGCCAACTTCTGTAAGAGGAACAGCATTGAACTGACCCCTCCAAAAG GGCATGATGCAAAGACATTCAGCTGGGAACGTTACCTGGAAGAGACCAAATCAAGACCTGCCCCATCACGGCTCTTCAACACA GACTGTCCAAACCATGGCTTCAAGGCAGGTATGAAGGTAGAGGCAGTGGACCTGATGGAACCCCGGCTCATCTGTGTGGCCACAGTGAAGCGTGTAGTCCAACGTCTCCTTAGCATCCATTTTGATGGCTGGGACAACGAGTATGACCAGTGGGTGGACTGCGAGTCTCCAGACATTTATCCTGTGGGGTGGTGTGAGCTGACAGGCTACCAGCTTCAACCACCAGTGGTTCCAG GGAAAAAGTTACCTGCCAAAACCCGCAGTGTCAAGCAGACTGTCAAGAAGACTTCTGCCACGAATTCAAAACGAGAAGCAAAAGCTGCCAGCCAGGCTTTGCCAGAGCCAGCACCTGACGAGA TCATTGCTGTGCGGGTAAAAGAAGAAACCATTGACCCTTCAGATGCAGAATTTGGAAAGACAGAGCTTCCTGTTCCCATCAGCAGCTTAAAGCAGGAGGACACAGACTGA
- the L3MBTL2 gene encoding lethal(3)malignant brain tumor-like protein 2 isoform X2: MRRAGGVPGAMERDRGEQVQEGGEEEEEDDELDIFGGYDSLTCYNSSMGSDSSSCLEESSDDEVADREAGELSTSLMHQPSTGRLTEDSGSEPAVCEMCGIVGTREAFFSKTKRFCSVSCSRSYSSNSKKASILARLQGKPPTKKAKVLHKASWSAKIGAFLHSQGTGQLADGTLTGQDALVLGFDWGKYLQEHSYKAAPVSCFKHVPLFDQWDDVVKGMKVEVLNSDAVLPSRVYWIASVIQIVGYRALLRYEGFESDAGHDFWCNLGTVDIHPIGWCAVNSKILVPPQTIHAKYTDWRNYLMKKLVGARTIPVDFHMKMAESMKYPFRQGMRVEVVDKNHVSQTRMAVVDTVIGGRLRLLYEDGDSDDDFWCHMWSPLIHPVGWSRRVGHDIKKAEEKRNDMANHPTFRKIYCDAVPYLFKKVRAVYSEGGWFERGMKLEAIDPLNLGNICVATVCKVLLDGYLMISIDGATSDDGSDWFCYHASSHAIFPANFCKRNSIELTPPKGHDAKTFSWERYLEETKSRPAPSRLFNTDCPNHGFKAGMKVEAVDLMEPRLICVATVKRVVQRLLSIHFDGWDNEYDQWVDCESPDIYPVGWCELTGYQLQPPVVPEPTTPVKAKEVPKKKKKPYGKKRKKLPAKTRSVKQTVKKTSATNSKREAKAASQALPEPAPDEIIAVRVKEETIDPSDAEFGKTELPVPISSLKQEDTD; encoded by the exons ATGAGGCGGGCCGGTGGTGTCCCGGGAGCGATGGAGCGGGACCGGGGAGAG CAGGTGCAGGagggaggtgaggaggaggaggaggatgatgaaTTGGACATCTTTGGGGGCTATGACAGCCTCACGTGCTACAACAGCAGCAtgggcagtgacagcagctcctgtcTGGAGGAGTCTAGTGACGATGAGGTGGCAGACCGTGAAGCTGGAGAACTTTCGACCTCTCTGATGCACCAGCCATCCACAGGCCGGCTCACAGAAGACAGTGGCTCTGAGCCAG CTGTGTGTGAAATGTGTGGGATTGTGGGCACCAGGGAGGCTTTCTTCTCCAAGACCAAACGTTTCTGCAGTGTCTCTTGCTCCAGAAGCTACTCCTCGAATTCTAAAAAGGCCAGCATCCTGGCCAGACTGCAG GGGAAACCACCAACAAAGAAAGCTAAAGTTCTGCACAAGGCATCCTGGTCAGCCAAGATTGGGGCCTTCCTCCATTCGCAGGGCACAGGACAGCTGGCAGATGGGACACTGACAGGTCAGGATG CACTCGTCCTGGGCTTTGACTGGGGAAAGTACTTGCAGGAACACAGCTACAAGGCAGCTCCTGTCAGTTGCTTCAAACAC GTGCCGCTCTTCGATCAGTGGGATGATGTGGTGAAAGGTATGAAGGTGGAAGTGCTGAACAGCGATGCTGTGCTCCCCAGCCGTGTGTACTGGATTGCATCCGTCATCCAGATTGTAG gaTACAGGGCCCTTCTGCGATACGAGGGCTTTGAGAGCGATGCTGGTCATGACTTCTGGTGCAATTTGGGCACAGTGGATATTCACCCCATTGGCTGGTGTGCTGTCAACAGCAAAATCCTGGTACCACCACAAA CTATCCATGCCAAGTACACTGACTGGAGAAATTACCTCATGAAAAAACTGGTAGGAGCTAGGACCATCCCAGTGGATTTCCACATGAAG ATGGCGGAGAGCATGAAGTACCCGTTCCGGCAGGGCATGCGGGTTGAGGTGGTGGATAAGAACCATGTGTCCCAGACACGCATGGCAGTGGTGGACACAGTGATTGGAGGCAGACTGAGACTCCTCTATGAGGACGGTGACAGTGATGATGACTTCTGGTGCCACATGTGGAGTCCCCTCATCCATCCTGTGGGCTGGTCGCGGAGAGTGGGCCATGACATAAAGAAGGCAG AAGAAAAACGTAATGACATGGCAAACCATCCCACCTTCCGGAAGATTTACTGTGATGCTGTCCCCTATCTGTTTAAGAAG GTACGAGCTGTCTATTCTGAAGGTGGATGGTTTGAGCGAGGCATGAAACTAGAAGCCATTGATCCCCTGAATCTGGGCAACATCTGTGTGGCCACTGTTTGCAAG GTTCTCTTGGATGGGTATCTCATGATCAGCATTGATGGAGCAACGTCTGATGATGGCTCTGACTGGTTCTGCTATCATGCCTCCTCACATGCCATCTTCCCTGCCAACTTCTGTAAGAGGAACAGCATTGAACTGACCCCTCCAAAAG GGCATGATGCAAAGACATTCAGCTGGGAACGTTACCTGGAAGAGACCAAATCAAGACCTGCCCCATCACGGCTCTTCAACACA GACTGTCCAAACCATGGCTTCAAGGCAGGTATGAAGGTAGAGGCAGTGGACCTGATGGAACCCCGGCTCATCTGTGTGGCCACAGTGAAGCGTGTAGTCCAACGTCTCCTTAGCATCCATTTTGATGGCTGGGACAACGAGTATGACCAGTGGGTGGACTGCGAGTCTCCAGACATTTATCCTGTGGGGTGGTGTGAGCTGACAGGCTACCAGCTTCAACCACCAGTGGTTCCAG AGCCCACAACTCCAGTGAAGGCCAAGGAGGTgcccaagaagaagaagaaacccTATGGAAAGAAGA GGAAAAAGTTACCTGCCAAAACCCGCAGTGTCAAGCAGACTGTCAAGAAGACTTCTGCCACGAATTCAAAACGAGAAGCAAAAGCTGCCAGCCAGGCTTTGCCAGAGCCAGCACCTGACGAGA TCATTGCTGTGCGGGTAAAAGAAGAAACCATTGACCCTTCAGATGCAGAATTTGGAAAGACAGAGCTTCCTGTTCCCATCAGCAGCTTAAAGCAGGAGGACACAGACTGA
- the L3MBTL2 gene encoding lethal(3)malignant brain tumor-like protein 2 isoform X1, whose protein sequence is MRRAGGVPGAMERDRGELVSAFCHKTSPLKQVQEGGEEEEEDDELDIFGGYDSLTCYNSSMGSDSSSCLEESSDDEVADREAGELSTSLMHQPSTGRLTEDSGSEPAVCEMCGIVGTREAFFSKTKRFCSVSCSRSYSSNSKKASILARLQGKPPTKKAKVLHKASWSAKIGAFLHSQGTGQLADGTLTGQDALVLGFDWGKYLQEHSYKAAPVSCFKHVPLFDQWDDVVKGMKVEVLNSDAVLPSRVYWIASVIQIVGYRALLRYEGFESDAGHDFWCNLGTVDIHPIGWCAVNSKILVPPQTIHAKYTDWRNYLMKKLVGARTIPVDFHMKMAESMKYPFRQGMRVEVVDKNHVSQTRMAVVDTVIGGRLRLLYEDGDSDDDFWCHMWSPLIHPVGWSRRVGHDIKKAEEKRNDMANHPTFRKIYCDAVPYLFKKVRAVYSEGGWFERGMKLEAIDPLNLGNICVATVCKVLLDGYLMISIDGATSDDGSDWFCYHASSHAIFPANFCKRNSIELTPPKGHDAKTFSWERYLEETKSRPAPSRLFNTDCPNHGFKAGMKVEAVDLMEPRLICVATVKRVVQRLLSIHFDGWDNEYDQWVDCESPDIYPVGWCELTGYQLQPPVVPEPTTPVKAKEVPKKKKKPYGKKRKKLPAKTRSVKQTVKKTSATNSKREAKAASQALPEPAPDEIIAVRVKEETIDPSDAEFGKTELPVPISSLKQEDTD, encoded by the exons ATGAGGCGGGCCGGTGGTGTCCCGGGAGCGATGGAGCGGGACCGGGGAGAG TTGGTGTCTGCCTTCTGCCACAAAACTTCACCTTTGAAGCAGGTGCAGGagggaggtgaggaggaggaggaggatgatgaaTTGGACATCTTTGGGGGCTATGACAGCCTCACGTGCTACAACAGCAGCAtgggcagtgacagcagctcctgtcTGGAGGAGTCTAGTGACGATGAGGTGGCAGACCGTGAAGCTGGAGAACTTTCGACCTCTCTGATGCACCAGCCATCCACAGGCCGGCTCACAGAAGACAGTGGCTCTGAGCCAG CTGTGTGTGAAATGTGTGGGATTGTGGGCACCAGGGAGGCTTTCTTCTCCAAGACCAAACGTTTCTGCAGTGTCTCTTGCTCCAGAAGCTACTCCTCGAATTCTAAAAAGGCCAGCATCCTGGCCAGACTGCAG GGGAAACCACCAACAAAGAAAGCTAAAGTTCTGCACAAGGCATCCTGGTCAGCCAAGATTGGGGCCTTCCTCCATTCGCAGGGCACAGGACAGCTGGCAGATGGGACACTGACAGGTCAGGATG CACTCGTCCTGGGCTTTGACTGGGGAAAGTACTTGCAGGAACACAGCTACAAGGCAGCTCCTGTCAGTTGCTTCAAACAC GTGCCGCTCTTCGATCAGTGGGATGATGTGGTGAAAGGTATGAAGGTGGAAGTGCTGAACAGCGATGCTGTGCTCCCCAGCCGTGTGTACTGGATTGCATCCGTCATCCAGATTGTAG gaTACAGGGCCCTTCTGCGATACGAGGGCTTTGAGAGCGATGCTGGTCATGACTTCTGGTGCAATTTGGGCACAGTGGATATTCACCCCATTGGCTGGTGTGCTGTCAACAGCAAAATCCTGGTACCACCACAAA CTATCCATGCCAAGTACACTGACTGGAGAAATTACCTCATGAAAAAACTGGTAGGAGCTAGGACCATCCCAGTGGATTTCCACATGAAG ATGGCGGAGAGCATGAAGTACCCGTTCCGGCAGGGCATGCGGGTTGAGGTGGTGGATAAGAACCATGTGTCCCAGACACGCATGGCAGTGGTGGACACAGTGATTGGAGGCAGACTGAGACTCCTCTATGAGGACGGTGACAGTGATGATGACTTCTGGTGCCACATGTGGAGTCCCCTCATCCATCCTGTGGGCTGGTCGCGGAGAGTGGGCCATGACATAAAGAAGGCAG AAGAAAAACGTAATGACATGGCAAACCATCCCACCTTCCGGAAGATTTACTGTGATGCTGTCCCCTATCTGTTTAAGAAG GTACGAGCTGTCTATTCTGAAGGTGGATGGTTTGAGCGAGGCATGAAACTAGAAGCCATTGATCCCCTGAATCTGGGCAACATCTGTGTGGCCACTGTTTGCAAG GTTCTCTTGGATGGGTATCTCATGATCAGCATTGATGGAGCAACGTCTGATGATGGCTCTGACTGGTTCTGCTATCATGCCTCCTCACATGCCATCTTCCCTGCCAACTTCTGTAAGAGGAACAGCATTGAACTGACCCCTCCAAAAG GGCATGATGCAAAGACATTCAGCTGGGAACGTTACCTGGAAGAGACCAAATCAAGACCTGCCCCATCACGGCTCTTCAACACA GACTGTCCAAACCATGGCTTCAAGGCAGGTATGAAGGTAGAGGCAGTGGACCTGATGGAACCCCGGCTCATCTGTGTGGCCACAGTGAAGCGTGTAGTCCAACGTCTCCTTAGCATCCATTTTGATGGCTGGGACAACGAGTATGACCAGTGGGTGGACTGCGAGTCTCCAGACATTTATCCTGTGGGGTGGTGTGAGCTGACAGGCTACCAGCTTCAACCACCAGTGGTTCCAG AGCCCACAACTCCAGTGAAGGCCAAGGAGGTgcccaagaagaagaagaaacccTATGGAAAGAAGA GGAAAAAGTTACCTGCCAAAACCCGCAGTGTCAAGCAGACTGTCAAGAAGACTTCTGCCACGAATTCAAAACGAGAAGCAAAAGCTGCCAGCCAGGCTTTGCCAGAGCCAGCACCTGACGAGA TCATTGCTGTGCGGGTAAAAGAAGAAACCATTGACCCTTCAGATGCAGAATTTGGAAAGACAGAGCTTCCTGTTCCCATCAGCAGCTTAAAGCAGGAGGACACAGACTGA
- the L3MBTL2 gene encoding lethal(3)malignant brain tumor-like protein 2 isoform X4, with amino-acid sequence MERDRGEVQEGGEEEEEDDELDIFGGYDSLTCYNSSMGSDSSSCLEESSDDEVADREAGELSTSLMHQPSTGRLTEDSGSEPAVCEMCGIVGTREAFFSKTKRFCSVSCSRSYSSNSKKASILARLQGKPPTKKAKVLHKASWSAKIGAFLHSQGTGQLADGTLTGQDALVLGFDWGKYLQEHSYKAAPVSCFKHVPLFDQWDDVVKGMKVEVLNSDAVLPSRVYWIASVIQIVGYRALLRYEGFESDAGHDFWCNLGTVDIHPIGWCAVNSKILVPPQTIHAKYTDWRNYLMKKLVGARTIPVDFHMKMAESMKYPFRQGMRVEVVDKNHVSQTRMAVVDTVIGGRLRLLYEDGDSDDDFWCHMWSPLIHPVGWSRRVGHDIKKAEEKRNDMANHPTFRKIYCDAVPYLFKKVRAVYSEGGWFERGMKLEAIDPLNLGNICVATVCKVLLDGYLMISIDGATSDDGSDWFCYHASSHAIFPANFCKRNSIELTPPKGHDAKTFSWERYLEETKSRPAPSRLFNTDCPNHGFKAGMKVEAVDLMEPRLICVATVKRVVQRLLSIHFDGWDNEYDQWVDCESPDIYPVGWCELTGYQLQPPVVPEPTTPVKAKEVPKKKKKPYGKKRKKLPAKTRSVKQTVKKTSATNSKREAKAASQALPEPAPDEIIAVRVKEETIDPSDAEFGKTELPVPISSLKQEDTD; translated from the exons ATGGAGCGGGACCGGGGAGAG GTGCAGGagggaggtgaggaggaggaggaggatgatgaaTTGGACATCTTTGGGGGCTATGACAGCCTCACGTGCTACAACAGCAGCAtgggcagtgacagcagctcctgtcTGGAGGAGTCTAGTGACGATGAGGTGGCAGACCGTGAAGCTGGAGAACTTTCGACCTCTCTGATGCACCAGCCATCCACAGGCCGGCTCACAGAAGACAGTGGCTCTGAGCCAG CTGTGTGTGAAATGTGTGGGATTGTGGGCACCAGGGAGGCTTTCTTCTCCAAGACCAAACGTTTCTGCAGTGTCTCTTGCTCCAGAAGCTACTCCTCGAATTCTAAAAAGGCCAGCATCCTGGCCAGACTGCAG GGGAAACCACCAACAAAGAAAGCTAAAGTTCTGCACAAGGCATCCTGGTCAGCCAAGATTGGGGCCTTCCTCCATTCGCAGGGCACAGGACAGCTGGCAGATGGGACACTGACAGGTCAGGATG CACTCGTCCTGGGCTTTGACTGGGGAAAGTACTTGCAGGAACACAGCTACAAGGCAGCTCCTGTCAGTTGCTTCAAACAC GTGCCGCTCTTCGATCAGTGGGATGATGTGGTGAAAGGTATGAAGGTGGAAGTGCTGAACAGCGATGCTGTGCTCCCCAGCCGTGTGTACTGGATTGCATCCGTCATCCAGATTGTAG gaTACAGGGCCCTTCTGCGATACGAGGGCTTTGAGAGCGATGCTGGTCATGACTTCTGGTGCAATTTGGGCACAGTGGATATTCACCCCATTGGCTGGTGTGCTGTCAACAGCAAAATCCTGGTACCACCACAAA CTATCCATGCCAAGTACACTGACTGGAGAAATTACCTCATGAAAAAACTGGTAGGAGCTAGGACCATCCCAGTGGATTTCCACATGAAG ATGGCGGAGAGCATGAAGTACCCGTTCCGGCAGGGCATGCGGGTTGAGGTGGTGGATAAGAACCATGTGTCCCAGACACGCATGGCAGTGGTGGACACAGTGATTGGAGGCAGACTGAGACTCCTCTATGAGGACGGTGACAGTGATGATGACTTCTGGTGCCACATGTGGAGTCCCCTCATCCATCCTGTGGGCTGGTCGCGGAGAGTGGGCCATGACATAAAGAAGGCAG AAGAAAAACGTAATGACATGGCAAACCATCCCACCTTCCGGAAGATTTACTGTGATGCTGTCCCCTATCTGTTTAAGAAG GTACGAGCTGTCTATTCTGAAGGTGGATGGTTTGAGCGAGGCATGAAACTAGAAGCCATTGATCCCCTGAATCTGGGCAACATCTGTGTGGCCACTGTTTGCAAG GTTCTCTTGGATGGGTATCTCATGATCAGCATTGATGGAGCAACGTCTGATGATGGCTCTGACTGGTTCTGCTATCATGCCTCCTCACATGCCATCTTCCCTGCCAACTTCTGTAAGAGGAACAGCATTGAACTGACCCCTCCAAAAG GGCATGATGCAAAGACATTCAGCTGGGAACGTTACCTGGAAGAGACCAAATCAAGACCTGCCCCATCACGGCTCTTCAACACA GACTGTCCAAACCATGGCTTCAAGGCAGGTATGAAGGTAGAGGCAGTGGACCTGATGGAACCCCGGCTCATCTGTGTGGCCACAGTGAAGCGTGTAGTCCAACGTCTCCTTAGCATCCATTTTGATGGCTGGGACAACGAGTATGACCAGTGGGTGGACTGCGAGTCTCCAGACATTTATCCTGTGGGGTGGTGTGAGCTGACAGGCTACCAGCTTCAACCACCAGTGGTTCCAG AGCCCACAACTCCAGTGAAGGCCAAGGAGGTgcccaagaagaagaagaaacccTATGGAAAGAAGA GGAAAAAGTTACCTGCCAAAACCCGCAGTGTCAAGCAGACTGTCAAGAAGACTTCTGCCACGAATTCAAAACGAGAAGCAAAAGCTGCCAGCCAGGCTTTGCCAGAGCCAGCACCTGACGAGA TCATTGCTGTGCGGGTAAAAGAAGAAACCATTGACCCTTCAGATGCAGAATTTGGAAAGACAGAGCTTCCTGTTCCCATCAGCAGCTTAAAGCAGGAGGACACAGACTGA